Below is a window of Desmonostoc muscorum LEGE 12446 DNA.
ACTAAGAATATAGTAAGTTACTATTCTTTTAGTTGATGTTATTTGCTAGTCTTTCAACCTATTGAATTTTATTTGTGCTATTTCTTATAGACTCCAAGGTGTGTTGCCACTTTCAAGCTATTTGGACGGGATGATTTATCCCGTCTTTTATTTTGGCTGCTAGTTGTCAACAACGCTCTTGAGAAGATGTTTCTCCAGTATTAGGTTGTATGAAGATACCTTTTAACCACCCTTAAAAAGTGGGCAATATGGCTCTCAAAGTCTCCCTTCTTAAGGAGGATTTAGAGGAATCTAAAAGTATTTTCTTCAGCATCGAAGAATTTTAAAATACCCTATCAGCATCTAAATTGTTTTGCCATAGCAGAAAGCCTATGGCAGAACAATTTTTTATTTTAAGTATTCAGTGATACTACAGCAGTGTCTTATCAGGTTTGAGGATATTTGAATACTTCCTATAGGAAGATGCCCTATGAATATATTAATGAGTAAATTAATTCGGGATGTTGTTATGCACTGGATTTATATTGAGGTTTGGTTCACCACCAAACCTTTTTTATATCTCTTGAAAATGGGACATCCCTTCGGCTTTTCTGGGAGACGGTACGCGTAGCTTGCTTCCCTGTAAGAGTACGCTCAGGGCAAGTGGGCATAGTGGATTGAAAGAGATTATGAGGAATTTATTGTCGAAAATTTTTATCCACCTGCAAAAGGATAGACTTAAATTATTAAGTTTGGGTATCAAAGTATTCTGAATTCTGGATTCTTACACTAAAAAGTAAAAGTACTCCGCAGAATGCCGATGGTAACTGAGTCACTATCTGGTGTGTGACCAGGTTGGAAAATGTGAATAATGCCTGGTGTAATGCTAATGTTATCGTTTAGCTGAAAGCGATAAAATGCTTCAATTTGAGTAGTGGTTCCTGGTTGTCCTCCAGCACGTCCCAAACCAGTATTGACAAAATCGGGGACATTATCGCCTACAGGTAAATTGCTACTAGTGATTTTTGGAGGCTGTCCTACATAAATTCCGCCTAAATTACCCTTGGCAAATAAATCAGGGAAATTCAAAAACACCATATAATTCGTTGTCTCAACATTTCCTGATCGCCCCGGAATATAAGATTTAGTATAACCACCCCATGCACCTGCACTAATACTCTTTGAAATTTGCCAAGTTACAGTCGCACCTACAGCGTTGGTTTGTAGCGGTGCCGATCTTCCGGTAGCGCTATTAACCGCAGTTAAGCATTCATCGCCAACAAAGGTGAGTAAACAACCATCTGAAGAGTAATTATTAACGTAATACAAACTGAAATCTATAGTATCAGTTGGTGTCAGCAACAATTGTACGCCTGTAGTGGTGTTTCCATCAAATAAACCGCTACCTTTATTCGGATTTCCTGGTTGATAACTCGTATAAATTGCCTGTAAACTAGCGCGTTTAGCAAATTGCCAATCAATGGCAATACCACCGTGGCCGTATCCCATATTTAAAATCGGGTTTCTTTGGGCAAAATAAGACAGTGGACCTGTTGCAGCACTTTCTACACGATTTGGGCCTCGGAAAGCAGCTGGCATACTTACGCCTTCTGTTCCCACCATTACTGCTAATTTATCTGTCACCAGCCAATGAAAATTGAGGTCACTGATAATCAAACTATCCGTAGGAAATTCGTAGCCAAGTAAAACATCATTTCGAGAAACACTATTAGTAAATCTTGGCGCAGTAGCACCTTTACCACCTAACAAACCTGTGAACAAATAACTACGGGGAGTGATTTGACTCGTTAAATACAACTGCGCTAAAGAAATAACATTAATGTTTGTCCCACCATCATTTGTCTCTTTTTGTCCATCTCTAGGATTAACATCACCACGATTGCTAGTCCGTCCTTGAAGCCCAACTATTAGTAGTCCGCTGAGTTTAGTTATTGTTGAGAATTGGTTGGCTTCAATTTCGGCAGTTCTAGCTTCTAAACTATCAACACGACCTCGTAAAGTTGCTAATTCTCCTGCAAATTCTGACTGCAATCTTTGTAATATTGTTAAATCTTTGGGGGTAAGTAAATCGTTGGTAGCTGTGGCGATTAACTCGTTGATTCTATCTAAACAAGCATTTACTCCAGCAGCAAATTCATATCGAGTCAAGGCGCGATTACCGCGATAGTTGCTATCTGGATAACCCGCTATGCAACCATATCGTTCCACCAAAGACTGCAATGCAGCAAAAGCCCAATCATTCGGTTCTACATCATTAAGTTGAGAAACCGATGTGACTTGCGCCATCGGATCTGCTGGAGAGGAAGATGAAGGGATAATATCGCTATTAACTCCTGAATTCTGACTTCTGAATTCTGACTCCTGAGTTCTGAATTCTGACTCCT
It encodes the following:
- a CDS encoding iron uptake porin translates to MLAWLLVAGVNTVVEKAIAIPTDTGTTQESEFRTQESEFRSQNSGVNSDIIPSSSSPADPMAQVTSVSQLNDVEPNDWAFAALQSLVERYGCIAGYPDSNYRGNRALTRYEFAAGVNACLDRINELIATATNDLLTPKDLTILQRLQSEFAGELATLRGRVDSLEARTAEIEANQFSTITKLSGLLIVGLQGRTSNRGDVNPRDGQKETNDGGTNINVISLAQLYLTSQITPRSYLFTGLLGGKGATAPRFTNSVSRNDVLLGYEFPTDSLIISDLNFHWLVTDKLAVMVGTEGVSMPAAFRGPNRVESAATGPLSYFAQRNPILNMGYGHGGIAIDWQFAKRASLQAIYTSYQPGNPNKGSGLFDGNTTTGVQLLLTPTDTIDFSLYYVNNYSSDGCLLTFVGDECLTAVNSATGRSAPLQTNAVGATVTWQISKSISAGAWGGYTKSYIPGRSGNVETTNYMVFLNFPDLFAKGNLGGIYVGQPPKITSSNLPVGDNVPDFVNTGLGRAGGQPGTTTQIEAFYRFQLNDNISITPGIIHIFQPGHTPDSDSVTIGILRSTFTF